One genomic region from Scomber scombrus chromosome 19, fScoSco1.1, whole genome shotgun sequence encodes:
- the LOC134001144 gene encoding tandem C2 domains nuclear protein, whose translation MECLKNCCKNFIKNKEKEPDTQVITLKMPPHKAVASGQHPDEGRRGVTEDYLLSKLPPDGREVPFVLPTFKASYIQPRGPRYPNLQSGLQSSARSTYAERKAELLGSRHNSYSQEAGFHQGQLAEHVSPDSTRRKTRRHRDSSPQNPSWTLKPGQQRLSSSMFDLSNPQSHLQCYDSVSSVSSTSSLMDSIESSLDSITLSGDERELGKVCVRLNYQEALEQVWITLVQCSDLNLPLDGVEQQKIGFKGIITIPKPIQFKSSIKEYCQDASFMETFVFALRLQQLRCSALVLRLQTHSNRKRTVAECVVSLRQLGPQETEHWLDLNPPSKSSVCHSELHLATCFQAVNGRIQLQILAAQNLPASSSPLTQAFFVKAEMHQLGRIVMKKKTRVLKASGGQCKWAETFHFLLAALDQACSLSVKLYSRSSVRRKQCLGQVQLGFDSPVPQAVEQWKDTMAHPEKVVAAWHKLSTS comes from the exons ATGGAGTGCCTGAAAAACTGCTGCAAGaacttcattaaaaataagGAGAAGGAGCCAGATACACAAG TGATCACACTGAAGATGCCTCCTCACAAGGCAGTAGCCTCAGGACAGCATCCAGATGAAGGGAGACGGGGGGTCACAGAAGACTACCTCCTATCCAAGCTGCCCCCGGATGGCAGAGAGGTTCCGTTTGTTCTACCGACCTTCAAAGCTTCTTACATTCAGCCCAGAGGCCCCCGCTACCCCAATTTACAGTCCGGACTGCAGA gttcGGCCCGGTCCACGTATGCAGAGAGGAAGGCGGAGCTGTTGGGCTCCAGGCACAACTCTTACAGCCAAGAGGCGGGTTTCCATCAGGGTCAGCTGGCTGAGCATGTTTCCCCTGACTCGACCCGCCGTAAGACACGGAGACACAGGGACTCCAGCCCCCAAAATCCAA GTTGGACTTTGAAGCCTGGCCAGCAGCGACTCAGCAGCTCCATGTTTGATCTGTCCAACCCTCAGAGTCACCTGCAG TGCTACGACTCTGTATCCAGTGTCAGCAGCACGTCCTCCTTGATGGACTCCATTGAAAGCAGTCTGG ACTCCATCACTCTGTCAGGCGATGAGCGGGAGCTGGGGAAGGTGTGTGTTCGTCTGAACTACCAAGAGGCTCTGGAGCAGGTGTGGATCACCCTGGTCCAG TGTTCAGACCTCAACCTTCCTCTGGATGGGGTAGAACAGCAAAAGATTGGATTTAAAGGGATCATCACCATCCCCAAACCAATCCAGTTCAAGAGTTCAATCAAGGAGTACTGCCAG gATGCATCCTTCATGGAGACCTTCGTGTTTGCGCTGCGTCTCCAGCAGCTGCGCTGTAGTGCCTTGGTGCTGcggctgcagacacacagcaacagGAAACGCACGGTGGCGGAGTGTGTGGTCTCTCTGCGACAGCTCGGCCCTCAGGAGACAGAGCACTGGCTGGACCTCAACCCTCCTTCCAAATCCTCT GTGTGCCACTCTGAGCTGCATCTTGCCACCTGCTTTCAGGCGGTCAACGGACGTATTCAGCTTCAAATCCTTGCTGCCCAAAATCTCCCAGCATCCTCGTCACCACTCACCCAAG CTTTTTTTGTCAAGGCGGAGATGCACCAGTTGGGGCGGATagtgatgaagaagaagactcGTGTGCTGAAGGCCTCCGGGGGTCAGTGTAAGTGGGCGGAGACGTTTCACTTCCTCCTGGCTGCCTTAGACCAGGCCTGCTCTCTGTCAGTCAAACTCTACAGCCGCAGCTCAGTAAGGAGGAAACAGTGTCTCGGACAG GTTCAGCTGGGATTCGACAGTCCTGTCCCACAAGCTGTGGAGCAGTGGAAGGACACGATGGCTCACCCAGAGAAAGTGGTGGCAGCGTGGCACAAGCTGAGCACTTCCTAA
- the plek2 gene encoding pleckstrin-2: MDTDKKNTILREGFLVKRGHVVHNWKARWFVLMPDKLLYYKYEGGKRDSSQRGKILLKDCVITCPFLEYENRPLVFKLQTKNLVEHFLEACSREERDDWAADITAAVDKLRSGGNVASQQEPAGSELHNINLSKVLDSMYDVHSGIRMSHHVEQGSTYHNCFSGSAVVDWLVFMQLVLTRVEAVTLASALLEEGFLRTVGLKSMEGIRTAGLSEQFMDDSTALYSFADSLKKRGSVKSETSLSAVELSGKVIKRGYLLKQGHRRKNWKVRLFVLRSEPAFLHYYDPTKDDISPVGGFSLRSCLVSSLDDNGVPSGVKGNIQGNLFKIITQSDTHYFIQAPTHQQKMDWIDAIRVQT; the protein is encoded by the exons ATGGATACAGACAAGAAAAACACGATTCTAAGAGAAGGATTCCTGGTGAAAAGA GGTCATGTTGTACACAACTGGAAGGCACGCTGGTTTGTGTTGATGCCAGACAAGTTGCTGTATTACAAGTATGAAGGAGGTAAAAGGGATTCAAGTCAGCGGGGGAAAATCCTGCTGAAGGACTGTGTGATAACTTGTCCTTTCCTGGAGTATGAGAACCGGCCG ttGGTCTTCAAGCTTCAGACAAAAAATTTGGTGGAACATTTCCTGGAGGCTTGTTCACGGGAGGAGCGAGATGATTGGGCAGCTGACATCACCGCTGCGGTGGACAAACTGCGGTCAGGTGGGAATGTGGCCAGCCAACAAGAGCCGGCTGGGTCAGAGTTACACAACATCAATCTGAG CAAGGTGTTGGACTCCATGTATGATGTTCACAGTGGGATCAGGATGAGCCACCATGTGGAGCAGGGCAGCACTTACCACAACTGCTTCTCAG GCTCAGCGGTGGTGGACTGGCTGGTGTTCATGCAGCTTGTTCTGACCCGTGTGGAGGCAGTGACGCTGGCCTCGGCCCTGCTGGAGGAGGGATTCCTGCGTACTGTCGGCCTGAAGAGTATGGAGGGCATCCGCACCGCCGGCCTCAGCGAGCAGTTCATGGACGACTCCACTGCACTGTACAGCTTT GCTGACAGTTTGAAGAAGAGAGGCAGTGTGAAGTCAGAGACGTCGCTGTCTGCAGTGGAGCTGAGTGGAAAAGTGATAAAGAGAGGCTACCTGCTGAAACAG GGacacaggaggaaaaactgGAAAGTACGACTGTTTGTGCTGCGCTCAGAGCCGGCGTTCCTTCATTACTATGATCCCACCAAG GATGACATCAGCCCCGTTGGCGGCTTCTCACTCCGAAGCTGTCTGGTATCCTCTCTGGATGATAATGGAGTACCCTCAG GTGTAAAAGGCAACATTCAAGGCAACCTGTTTAAAATCATCACtcagtcagacacacattacTTCATCCAGGCGCCGACCCACCAGCAGAAGATGGACTGGATAGATGCAATCAGAGTGCAGACATAG